The genomic interval GATGGTGCGGCTCTGGTCGGCCATGCCGCGGGTGATGGCCTGCCGGATCCACCAGGTGGCGTACGTGGAGAACTTGAAGCCCTTGGTGTAATCGAACTTCTCCATCGCGCGGATCAGGCCCAGGTTGCCCTCCTGGATCAGGTCCAGCAGCGGCATGCCGCGGCCGGTGTAGCGCTTGGCGAGCGACACGACCAAGCGCAGGTTCGCCTCGAGCAGATGCTGGCGCGCGGCCTGGCCGTCCCGTACCAGGATCGCCAGGTCCCGTTTGCGCGTCGCCGACAATCGCTTGCCTGTCTCCAACAGGTGTTGGGCATAGAGGCCCGCCTCGATGCGCTTGGCCAGCTCGACCTCGTCGGCGGCCGTGAGCAGCGCCGTCTTACCGATCCCGTTCAGGTACACCCGTACCAGGTCGGCGGCGGGGCTCTGGGCGTCGAGGTCCTGTTCGCTGGCGCGCACTCCAGTGGTGGCGGGGCTTGTCATGACTTGCCTCCTGTCGGTGGTGTCTCACTCCGAACAACGGACCCGACACTGGGAAAGTTCCCCGCCACAGTCCCGGTAAACCGCAGCTGAGCTGCGGGTTTCACCACTTCCATCTGAGAAGTTCCTAAGAAGCAAGTGGTCCGGGGACGCCGGGTGCGCGCTGTTGCCGGGTGGCTACCCGCGACGCCCCCGACTACACGGGGCGGATCAGGCCGTGCCGCACCAATCCGGTCGTGAGGGAGAGGGCCGCGGCGCGCAGTTCCGATGTGGCTGTGGTGCCGGTGTGGCCGATTGCCAGCAATTCGACCAGTTCTTCCAACGGCAGGCCGTCCGCGCGCATTCCCGCCAGCAGGGCGGCGGCCGTGTCATCGATCTCGTGCTGCCAGCGCGGCCCGTTGCCGCGGTGCAGGCGGGCCACGGCCTGAGCCCAGCCCTCGGTTCCGGGCAGGAAGACGCGTTCCAGCGCGGTGGCCGGGTCGACCTCGAATCGTGAAGTCCACGCACGGTTCTCGTCCGCCGCGACAGCGCGCAGCCAGGCCGATCGCCGGAAGTACGCGGTGGCCTCGGCGCCCAGCGGATCGTCGAAGCCGTGCGTCAGGTCCTCGGCGACGACCTCGGTGGGGCCGTCCATGGCACGCAGGTAGACGAATCCGAAACCGATGCCCTCGACCTGTGCCGCCGCGAAGGCGTCGAGCCAGCGCTCGGCCCGCCGCTGCGCCTGCGGGTCGCGCGGGTCCAGCCCGGCGTCGCGCAGCCAGGTTCCGACGTAGAGGGCGGGGTCGGCGACGTCGCGCTGCACGATCCAGGCGTCGACGCCGCGGTCGGGCAGCCAGGACGCCACCCGGGCGCGCCAGTCCTCGCCCGCCACGTGTACCCACGAGGCCAGCATGGCCGCGGTGCCGCCCGGGTTCAGCGACTCGGGCGCGCGGGAGACGACCAGTTCGCTGGCGCCGTCGAGGGCCAGCCCGGAATCACGGTAGGTGTGTTCGACGCGGGCCGGGCCGACCACGAACGGGGGATTGGCGACGATCTGATCGAAGCGCCGCCCGGCGATCGGCTCGAACCAGGGCCCTTCCAGCAGTTCGATATCGAGGCCGTTGAGCGCGGCGGTCGCCCCGGCCAGCCACAGCGCCCGACCGCTGACGTCGGTGCCGGTGACCGTGTCGGCGTACGCGGCGGCGTGCACGGCCTGCACCCCGCACCCGGTGCCCAGGTCCAGCACGGTGCCGACGCGTTCGGTCGGGGTGGCGCGCAGCAACGACAGCGAGGCCTGCCCGACGCCGAGCGCATGGTCGGCGCTCAGCGTGCGCCGCCGCATGCTGTCGTCCAGATCCGACAGCACCCAGCGGGCGCCGGCGCCGAGATCGAGCGGGCGCAGATCGAGGGCGGCGCGGATCTCCGCGCCGTCGCGGTCGAGCAGACCCGCGGCCACCGCCCGGTCCAGCCCGACGGGTGCGAGCGCCGCGCGCGCCTCGCCTTCCGGGACCGGATCGCCGAGCAGCAGCAACCGCACCAGCGTCCCCAACTCCCCGGCGTCGCGGACGGCCCGCCGCACCGGCACCGGTTCGGAACGCCCGAGCGCGGTATGCGCATCCTCGCCCAGCACCTCGAGCAAGGTGTCGGCGTCGTAGCGCACGCGCGTCAGAGCGGTGCGCAGCTCCGGAGCCAAGTCGGCGAGCGGGGACCCGGCGCCGGTCGCGTCGTGCACCCTGGCGCCCCCACCGGACACCCCTGTCGGATTCGTCGGCATGACTCAGAACTCTGCCACCGCCGTCGCCGAGACTCCGCGCTGCCCCGCAGCACCACCCTCCACCCGGGTCGATATCCGCCCCCGGCACCCGCGTACCTACTCGACCTGCCTTGCGGCACCCGGCAACAGCGTGGGCGTGGCTGTTCCTCGCTTCGGCGCAACCGCTCGTCACCCCGGCAGGTGGGTGGCGGAGGTCGTGCTCGCGCCGGGCTGCGGGGCGGATCGGAAGGTCTTGCGGTAGGTGAGGGGTGGGACGCCCAGTTCCGCGCGCATGTGGTGGCGTAGGGACGCGGCGGTGCCCAGGCCCGCGGCGCGGGCGACCTCGTCGATCGGAAGGTCGGTGGATTCGAGTAGGTGGCGGGCGTGGCGGAGGCGCTGTTGCAGTAGCCAGGCACCGGGGGCCAGGCCGGTTTCGGCCTTGAAACGGCGGGTGAAGGTGCGGATGCTCATGCGGGCGTGGGTGGACAGGGTGGACAGGTCCAGGTCGTGGTCCAGATGGCGCAGTGCCCAGGCGCGGGTGGGGGCGGTGCCGTCGGAGCCGTCCTCGGGCACGTGGCGGTCGATGAACTGCGACTGGCCGCCCTCGCGCCACGGCGGCACCACGCAGTAGCGCGCCACCCGGTTGGCGATGTCGCTGCCGTGATCGGTGCGCACCAGGTGCAGGCACAGGTCCAGCCCGGCGGCCAAACCCGCTGAGGTGCACAGGTTTCCGTCCTCGACGAACAGCAGGTTCTCGTCCAGCAGCACCCGCGGGAACAATCGCCGGAAGTCGCCGGCGAACGACCAGTGCGAGGTCGCCCGCCGCCCGTCGAGCAACCCCGCCGCGGCCAGCACGAAGGCGCCGGTACAGATGGAGACGATCCGGGCGCCGGGCCGGATCGTGGCGAGAACCTCCTCGAGTTCCGGCGAGAGTGTTCCGTGTCGCCGCGGGCCCGGCATCTGCGTCCCGGGCACGATCACCGTGTCGGCGGCGGCCACCCACTCCGGACCGGCCTGCGGGACGATCGCGTAACCCATCGTGGTGGGCACGGCGTCGGTGCTCAACCCGCAGATCCGCACGTCGTACAGCTTGGTCCCGTCCGCCGTCGCGGCATTGCCCAACACGGTCGGTGGAATCGTCATATCGAAGCCCACCACCGGCGCCAGTGCGAGCACCGCCACCCGATGCGCGCCGGTCACAGCCGCTCCGCCTGCCCCCGGCACAGGCGCATCCCGGCCTGCTCCGGCGTCGAATCGGCGACTGTCCGGGCCAGGTGGCGCAGAGTGGTCGAAGCGGTGCGGCGACGGGGTCCCGCGACTGTCCGGAGCGGTGGCGTCCGACGGTTGTGCCCACGGTGCTCGTCGTCGTCCGGTCGCCGGACCGCCGGACGCTGCGCGATGCGGTGCGGCGCGCTCACTGCGGCAGCCGCCCCGTGACCGGGTGGCGGCCGGTGAGACAGTAGACGCCGCCCGTCGGGTCGTGCATCACCGCCCAGTGCGCGCCGCGGGAAACCCGGCGGGCGCCCAGCGACTCGTGCCACGCGGCGACGGCGTCGACGTCGGCGCAGGCGATGTCGAGATGTGCTGCCGACGGACCCTCGGTGTCCTTGCGCTGCAACAGGATTCGGATGGGCAGTGGCTCCGGCACGGTGATGCCGGTGAACTCCCGCAAGGCACTGGGCCGGGGCGGCCACCCCGTCAGCGCGGTCCAGAACTCCACCTCGCGGTCGAACGCGCTGGGCGCGATGTCCAGGCACACCTGATCGAGGCGGCTGAGTACGCCGCCGGGCCCGGTGATCGGGTCGGGCGCCGCGCTGCCGTCGCCGGTGGTCAGGCAGAACGCCGTGCCGCTCGGCGAGCGCATCGACAGGAAATGGCCGCGATCGGCGACGAGCGCCGCGCCCAGGCCGAGCGCGTGCTGTCGGGCCGCGTCGAGATCCTCGACATCGAGATCGAGGTGAGCGCCGCCGGGACCGCCGACACGCTGGCCGTGGACACACGGGTCACCCTGCGACGGCAGCAACGTCACGAATTCACCGTCCGCGCCGTGCGACTCGGACAGGCGCGTGCCCGTGACCGCGGTCCAGAAGGCCATCGCGGTCTCGAAGCGCTCGGTCGGCCGATCGATGAAGGCACTGTTCCAGCGAATCATTCGGTCCTCCCAGGCTGTGGCCGGATATTGACGGATTGTGGCATTCAGGCCACTCGCCGGGCAACCGCTCATACCGCACGATCTTCGGGTGACCGAATTGCGAGACCCCGCCGCCACGGTTACCCCGGTGCGGCGCAAGCGTTTCCCTCTCCCGCATCCGGCCTGGGCAGTCGCGGTGGCCGGATTCGTGGCGCTGATCGGCGCGGCCGGATTCCGGTCGGTGCCGAGCGTGCTGATGGATCCGCTGCACGAGGAGTTCGGCTGGTCGCACGGCACGATCGGCTCGGCGGTCTCGCTGAATGTCCTGCTGTACGGCCTCATCTCGCCGTTCGCCGCGGCGCTGATGGACCGGTTCGGCATCCGCCGCGTGGTGGCGAGCGCGCTGCTGCTGGTGGCGGCGGGCAGCGGACTCACCGTGTTCATGACCGAGGCGTGGCAACTGCTCGCGACCTGGGGACTGCTCGTCGGAATCGGGGTGGGCTCGATGTCCATGCCGTTCGTCGCCACGATCACCGGCCGGTGGTTCGTGCGCCACCGCGGGCTGGTGACCGGCGTGCTGACCGCCGCCGGAGCGACCGGGCAACTGGT from Nocardia wallacei carries:
- a CDS encoding VOC family protein — encoded protein: MIRWNSAFIDRPTERFETAMAFWTAVTGTRLSESHGADGEFVTLLPSQGDPCVHGQRVGGPGGAHLDLDVEDLDAARQHALGLGAALVADRGHFLSMRSPSGTAFCLTTGDGSAAPDPITGPGGVLSRLDQVCLDIAPSAFDREVEFWTALTGWPPRPSALREFTGITVPEPLPIRILLQRKDTEGPSAAHLDIACADVDAVAAWHESLGARRVSRGAHWAVMHDPTGGVYCLTGRHPVTGRLPQ
- a CDS encoding GlxA family transcriptional regulator, with translation MTGAHRVAVLALAPVVGFDMTIPPTVLGNAATADGTKLYDVRICGLSTDAVPTTMGYAIVPQAGPEWVAAADTVIVPGTQMPGPRRHGTLSPELEEVLATIRPGARIVSICTGAFVLAAAGLLDGRRATSHWSFAGDFRRLFPRVLLDENLLFVEDGNLCTSAGLAAGLDLCLHLVRTDHGSDIANRVARYCVVPPWREGGQSQFIDRHVPEDGSDGTAPTRAWALRHLDHDLDLSTLSTHARMSIRTFTRRFKAETGLAPGAWLLQQRLRHARHLLESTDLPIDEVARAAGLGTAASLRHHMRAELGVPPLTYRKTFRSAPQPGASTTSATHLPG
- a CDS encoding DUF7059 domain-containing protein, encoding MPTNPTGVSGGGARVHDATGAGSPLADLAPELRTALTRVRYDADTLLEVLGEDAHTALGRSEPVPVRRAVRDAGELGTLVRLLLLGDPVPEGEARAALAPVGLDRAVAAGLLDRDGAEIRAALDLRPLDLGAGARWVLSDLDDSMRRRTLSADHALGVGQASLSLLRATPTERVGTVLDLGTGCGVQAVHAAAYADTVTGTDVSGRALWLAGATAALNGLDIELLEGPWFEPIAGRRFDQIVANPPFVVGPARVEHTYRDSGLALDGASELVVSRAPESLNPGGTAAMLASWVHVAGEDWRARVASWLPDRGVDAWIVQRDVADPALYVGTWLRDAGLDPRDPQAQRRAERWLDAFAAAQVEGIGFGFVYLRAMDGPTEVVAEDLTHGFDDPLGAEATAYFRRSAWLRAVAADENRAWTSRFEVDPATALERVFLPGTEGWAQAVARLHRGNGPRWQHEIDDTAAALLAGMRADGLPLEELVELLAIGHTGTTATSELRAAALSLTTGLVRHGLIRPV